The Venturia canescens isolate UGA chromosome 7, ASM1945775v1, whole genome shotgun sequence genome segment GTTTCAGCCAGTTTTGCGCTTATTACACCCGTTATTGGATTGGCTGGGGATAGTTTCATCAGAGGGATTCAGCGTATACGGACTCAGCCGCCGGACCAATAACATCATCGAATCTTACCACAGTCGACTGCAGCATCGGATGGAGACTCGTCCAGGTCCGTGGGATTTTGTGTGTAAGTATAACCTTTACTTGATTGAATGCAATTACATGCATGACACTCACATCTACAATAAAGGGACTAGACATGATTAATattgattatattttttgtaacaGGTAAACTGCTGAAACTTCAAGCAGACGTGAAAGCCGACATCGCACGTTTAAGGAACAACGTGCAAATCGGCAGGCATGCACGATATTCGACCGTTTTCAAACAGAAACAATTGATAAAAGGTAAGTCCCCATGGAAGCTTTTCCATTTTCGATACACAATACCAATATTTATTAAAAGTATGATGCTCAGTATTTCGAAGGGTGCGTAAGACTCGAGCGCTCGCATCGTTTAAGGAGGGTAACtgcattcgtcaaaatgataagaaattgatcaaatttggtgataatgttcttcaatatcaagtgcgaagacacaatttttttcaaaattttcttctgtttagttatcgagtaattacgcattaaagcagatttcttatgcccggaatgtatacctatatatatggaaacgctatgcttatacacgtgaacttttgTGATCAATTACttgataactgtacagaagaaaaatcttaaaaaaattgtattgtcaaatttggcactaaagaatatgttcaccaaattttattaaattcttatcattttgaaatttgtaatgtatttaacatggtttagcatggcaacattgtatcgtcgctatccaccctccttaaagcgTTTATATGTGTTCGACTTGTACGTGCATGGTTCAAAATACAACCGTCGATCGGTAAAAATTTGCAGTGCCAAGTTGAATAGTATGTAAACGCTATAAACATCGAAATCGAACACACCCATATTATTCGATATTGTTGGTATATTTGTATTTATAATTGAGCAATATTAGTAAAGATATTCTCATTTCTGTAGCGTGGCGTGAACTCCATACGCTGGAAATCACTGTAGATGAATTCCTTGATATGGCGGCTGCCTTAAAAGGGCACGTGGAGATCGTCATGGCTCAACAGAATGAGGAGGAAAATGATGAGAATAATGAAATGCAGGAACGTCCACCGACTAGACACTCAGGTACAATTGTTTGTTGAAGCAAACTCAAGCTAAAAAACCATTCTTCAAAAAACAATTCTTTCGAAATAATTCCAGACCCAGATTTCGAGCAAGAAATATTTGAAGACGATCCCCCTCGATGGCTTCTCGATAATGTTGTTGAACCATCACCAAATGGTAAATAACATGTATTGGTTCGATGAAATAAGAGATTTCTGAACATTCTAATATGATGCAGTTCTCGCTAATGGGACAGAATCCActtgaataaatattaaaactagAATAAAAGCTTAACATCAATTTATTTGCAGATTCTCCCGATGACGGTCTTGACGTTATCTCAAGTGACGGGTCTGCCTATAGTTGAATTCTTCAATGAACAAGGTAGAGTGAAAATCTAAACCTAACGCTGTTGTAGAGATTAAGTCATTTCTATGAATAGTGAGAATCTTTTCTACTAAATGCTGATAGTAATTTTTTACCGTGCCATTTCCCtagttatttttgaattttttatttgaccaATAGTCTCATATGCAATTAGTCCGTAAACTTTTTTCTGTAGAAGACGATCCACCAGAGATGGAAATTCCTCATGACATCGAAAGACCGAGAACGGTCTCACTCGAACTGAACAATatcggtaatttttttttatgaaaacagaAGATTAGTTTTTTCCATGACTTCTTTGGTTCAATTAAATcgtattcaaatttttgatAAGACCAACATTCAAAAGGATTcattttgatcattttttttaaatatatcaCGCTAGTTGATAGAATAAAATGGAGTCTTTTAAATTTATGCCCTATAGAAGAAGTCATGCAGACCGACGACGAATCGCGTCAACCTTTGCCGCTAGCAACAAACGGTAATGTTTGTTTTTAGTCGTTTTTATAACTATTATCAAAATATCCGTTCAATATGTAATTCATTATGTAACtactttcgtaattttttttcttcgtataagATGACCAGCAATTGAGAATTGTAAACGATTTTGAAGGAGTAAGGGCCGAATCGCTTCAAAATAACAGTATCGGTAACAAATTTTTGTCTTTTACAGTTTCAAAGCAACTCCTAGACCTA includes the following:
- the LOC122413348 gene encoding uncharacterized protein — protein: MRRKMMRIMKCRNVHRLDTQTQISSKKYLKTIPLDGFSIMLLNHHQMILPMTVLTLSQVTGLPIVEFFNEQEDDPPEMEIPHDIERPRTVSLELNNIEEVMQTDDESRQPLPLATNEEILDIDESSHGSLLFVNNENDPKSRDLRNVEGTTPEATQPGNNGWIRRPRKRRRGNNTNQPPSVLTTQSTANRQKRNRRRKG